In the Staphylococcus condimenti genome, one interval contains:
- a CDS encoding prepilin-type cleavage/methylation domain-containing protein, with protein MLETLLVLSLVSLFTLLSVSALNGSQYINIQSESKAKHLASQIIYLKSKAIKDQNSITLLFNRGSNEVKVVEDRKNLAFIRLENGIIKDNHNMNIVTINKNGQLNRFGSIYIKFDQTLFRFIFHIEKGSLRIEKQKA; from the coding sequence ATGTTAGAAACATTATTAGTTCTTTCTTTGGTAAGTTTATTTACTCTATTAAGCGTTTCTGCGCTTAATGGTTCTCAATACATTAATATACAAAGTGAATCGAAAGCAAAACACCTTGCATCGCAAATTATATATTTAAAATCAAAGGCAATTAAGGATCAAAATAGTATTACACTCTTATTTAACCGCGGAAGCAATGAAGTAAAGGTGGTTGAAGATAGAAAAAACCTAGCTTTTATTCGATTAGAAAACGGAATAATAAAAGACAATCATAATATGAATATTGTAACCATTAATAAAAATGGACAATTAAATCGATTTGGATCTATTTACATTAAATTTGATCAAACATTATTCCGATTTATTTTTCATATTGAAAAGGGTAGTTTGCGAATTGAAAAACAAAAAGCTTAA
- a CDS encoding YqgQ family protein, with protein MNQEINNFYDVQQLLKQFGFIVYFKDKHDMLEMMEQEIRELHEYQLISKETFIKCILIINQRRMSK; from the coding sequence ATGAATCAAGAGATAAATAATTTTTATGATGTGCAACAGTTATTAAAGCAATTCGGATTTATTGTCTATTTTAAAGATAAACACGATATGCTCGAAATGATGGAACAAGAAATTAGAGAACTCCACGAATATCAACTTATATCCAAAGAGACGTTCATTAAATGTATTCTAATTATCAATCAAAGAAGGATGAGTAAGTAA
- a CDS encoding ROK family glucokinase gives MKNLILAADVGGTTCKLGIFDNHLDRLAKWSIQTDISDPTGVVLLKNIYSAFVQKLNELNFKMEDVIGLGVGVPGPVDFETGIVHGAVNLNWPGDVNIREILSQYVSFPVFVDNDANAAALGEKHKGAGHDADDVVAITLGTGVGGGIISNGKLVHGHNGSGAEIGHFRVDFDQRFACNCGKYGCLETVASATGVVNLVKFYHPKLTIKSSILELIKEDRVTAKDVFDASKKGDLFCLFITERVANYIAYACSIISVMSNPKYIILGGGMSEAGDILIENIKTEYRNLTFTPAQNGTEIVKAQLGNDAGIAGAAGLIKTYVIDEERVE, from the coding sequence ATGAAAAATTTAATATTGGCAGCTGATGTTGGCGGTACAACATGTAAATTAGGAATTTTTGATAATCATCTAGACAGACTAGCGAAGTGGTCAATACAAACAGATATCAGTGATCCGACAGGCGTTGTATTACTCAAGAACATTTATAGTGCTTTTGTACAAAAATTAAATGAGCTTAATTTTAAAATGGAAGATGTAATTGGTTTAGGAGTAGGAGTACCAGGTCCTGTCGATTTCGAAACTGGAATAGTACACGGAGCAGTAAATTTAAATTGGCCAGGAGATGTAAATATCAGAGAAATTTTATCTCAATATGTTAGTTTTCCTGTTTTTGTAGATAATGATGCTAATGCAGCAGCATTAGGCGAAAAGCATAAAGGAGCTGGCCATGATGCCGATGATGTAGTGGCAATCACACTGGGAACAGGTGTAGGTGGCGGAATTATTTCAAACGGAAAATTAGTACATGGACATAACGGTTCTGGTGCAGAAATTGGACATTTCCGAGTAGATTTTGATCAAAGATTTGCTTGCAATTGTGGAAAATATGGTTGTTTAGAAACTGTTGCCTCTGCAACAGGAGTTGTTAACTTAGTTAAATTTTATCATCCTAAATTAACTATTAAATCTTCAATTTTAGAGCTTATTAAAGAAGACCGAGTAACAGCTAAAGATGTATTTGATGCTTCGAAAAAAGGTGATTTATTCTGTTTGTTTATAACTGAAAGAGTGGCAAACTATATTGCTTATGCTTGTAGTATCATCAGTGTTATGAGTAATCCAAAATACATTATTTTAGGTGGCGGAATGTCAGAAGCAGGAGATATTCTAATTGAAAATATTAAAACAGAATATCGCAATTTAACATTCACTCCTGCTCAAAACGGGACTGAAATTGTTAAAGCCCAACTTGGAAATGATGCTGGAATTGCAGGAGCAGCTGGTTTAATTAAAACTTACGTAATTGATGAGGAGCGTGTTGAATAA
- a CDS encoding rhomboid family protein translates to MTIEKQFWKLIFYWIKYLNYQIVYRDKEDREIWLSNKQKQKLVIFKTDVSSSQELRFDKSRVLEHQEEIKDYTGFKVNEVVFNYLTEKMFTYENLNEVHPLKTKFNVIRNSKDLNNIFPNPLFKKIYIRKDDKTSLYYKRRVLSSNPLEKYMMKFAPITYSLISINIIVWLIMFLVLNAFSDTRLIDLGGLVHFNVVHGEWYRLVTSMFLHFNFEHILMNMLSLFIFGKLVEAIAGHWKMLGIYMISGIFGNLVSLAIDNVSISVGASGAIFGLIGSLFAMMYISKQYDRKTLFQLIGVLIILTIISLFISNVNIYAHIGGFIGGILITFIGFYFNIDRKKFWILTGVFVLIIIILIIRTLTIKEDNIYDKLIKDEMSQGNYNKAEKLVEHTMNKGYEDDETYYLSGLIKATNDSKAEGISTWERGLKYYPNSSILHYELAIANRSLGDKKSALKHIEVAYKNNPHNKKYKYLKEEMTKENESRDK, encoded by the coding sequence ATGACAATAGAAAAACAATTTTGGAAACTTATATTTTACTGGATAAAGTATTTAAATTATCAAATTGTATATCGAGATAAAGAAGATAGAGAAATTTGGTTAAGCAATAAGCAAAAACAAAAATTAGTAATTTTCAAAACAGATGTTAGTAGTTCGCAGGAGTTACGCTTTGATAAAAGTCGTGTTTTAGAACATCAAGAAGAAATAAAGGATTATACTGGTTTCAAAGTAAATGAGGTAGTATTTAATTATCTTACAGAAAAAATGTTTACTTACGAAAATCTCAATGAAGTCCATCCTTTGAAAACGAAATTTAATGTAATTCGTAATTCAAAGGATTTGAATAATATATTCCCTAATCCATTATTCAAAAAAATATATATAAGAAAAGATGACAAAACCTCTCTTTACTATAAGCGAAGAGTTTTAAGTTCGAATCCACTTGAAAAATATATGATGAAATTTGCGCCTATAACATATTCTTTGATATCTATAAATATTATAGTATGGCTTATAATGTTTTTGGTTTTGAATGCATTTTCAGACACACGTTTAATTGATCTAGGTGGATTAGTACATTTTAACGTAGTGCATGGCGAATGGTATCGCCTCGTAACCTCAATGTTCTTACATTTTAATTTTGAACATATACTCATGAATATGCTTTCACTATTTATTTTCGGCAAACTTGTAGAAGCAATAGCTGGTCATTGGAAAATGTTAGGAATTTATATGATTTCTGGGATATTTGGTAACCTTGTTTCACTCGCAATAGATAATGTATCTATTTCAGTAGGTGCTAGTGGAGCAATTTTCGGACTGATTGGTTCTCTTTTCGCAATGATGTATATAAGTAAACAATATGACCGGAAGACATTATTTCAGCTTATTGGCGTTTTAATAATATTGACAATTATTTCTTTATTTATTTCCAATGTGAATATTTATGCTCATATAGGCGGGTTTATTGGCGGTATTCTAATTACTTTTATCGGTTTCTATTTCAATATAGATCGAAAAAAATTTTGGATATTAACAGGAGTTTTTGTCTTAATAATTATTATCCTAATTATAAGAACTTTAACTATCAAAGAAGACAATATTTATGATAAGTTAATTAAAGACGAAATGAGTCAAGGGAATTATAATAAAGCAGAAAAACTTGTTGAACATACGATGAACAAAGGTTATGAAGATGATGAAACTTATTATTTGAGTGGGCTGATTAAAGCAACTAATGATTCTAAAGCTGAAGGTATTTCTACTTGGGAACGAGGCCTCAAATATTATCCTAACTCTAGCATACTGCATTACGAACTCGCGATTGCGAATCGTTCATTAGGTGATAAAAAATCTGCATTAAAACATATTGAGGTTGCTTATAAAAATAACCCGCATAATAAAAAATATAAATATCTTAAAGAAGAGATGACTAAAGAAAATGAATCAAGAGATAAATAA
- a CDS encoding shikimate kinase produces the protein MKKQIKKNEPLIFIGFMGTGKSTLAEYIAYHENKTFADLDKVIEEAVGKSIPLIFKEDGESQFRELEGQYLYESLEKYDIISTGGGIVESASAMNTLSNLNNIIWLDTDIEIIYNRIKNDNNRPNASNKAFDDLKRLYLSRLSRYNEIAFSRIDTNIDINILYQNLMKILNADDQYWRA, from the coding sequence ATGAAAAAACAAATCAAAAAGAATGAACCGCTTATTTTTATAGGTTTTATGGGAACTGGAAAATCAACACTAGCTGAATACATTGCTTATCACGAAAATAAAACTTTTGCAGATTTAGATAAAGTTATTGAGGAAGCAGTTGGAAAAAGTATCCCTTTAATTTTTAAAGAAGATGGCGAAAGTCAATTTCGTGAATTAGAAGGTCAATATTTATACGAATCGTTAGAAAAATACGATATAATATCGACAGGCGGTGGTATTGTTGAAAGTGCTTCCGCTATGAATACTTTATCAAATTTAAACAATATAATTTGGTTAGATACAGATATCGAAATTATTTATAATCGAATAAAAAATGATAATAATCGACCGAACGCTTCAAATAAAGCATTTGATGATTTAAAAAGGTTGTATTTATCTAGGCTTTCACGATATAATGAAATCGCATTCAGTAGAATCGATACAAATATCGATATTAATATTTTGTATCAAAATCTGATGAAAATTTTAAATGCGGATGATCAGTATTGGAGAGCATAA
- a CDS encoding MTH1187 family thiamine-binding protein, producing MAIVDVVVIPVGTEGPSVSKYIAEIQTKLKEYKEQGLIDYQLTPMNTLIEGDLKDLFTVVQAIHELPFNKGVDRVCTNIRIDDRRDKSRKMNDKLTSVQNQLDKMSGEK from the coding sequence ATGGCAATAGTAGACGTTGTAGTCATACCTGTAGGTACTGAGGGACCAAGTGTGAGTAAATATATTGCAGAAATTCAAACAAAATTAAAAGAGTATAAAGAACAAGGTTTAATCGATTATCAATTGACACCAATGAATACATTGATAGAAGGTGATTTAAAAGATTTGTTTACTGTAGTTCAAGCCATTCATGAATTACCCTTTAATAAAGGGGTAGACCGGGTATGTACTAATATAAGAATTGATGATCGTCGTGATAAATCTCGTAAAATGAACGATAAGCTAACATCAGTTCAAAATCAATTAGATAAAATGAGTGGTGAAAAATAA
- a CDS encoding 5-formyltetrahydrofolate cyclo-ligase, which produces MRKSDFRKETLQQMKNIDISIKNRADQWLAEQLYSTKEFINAQKIGIVLAMDHEVNTYPIIKEMLRLKKQVFVPSTEYSTKKMTFQNLTDLESLSVDEKGIKFVNADTKKTNDLDLLIVPGVVFNEQGYRIGYGGGYFDKFLNKHKTKSVSLIYDLQINNDFTPENHDEKVEHLIVAETK; this is translated from the coding sequence ATGAGAAAATCTGATTTTAGAAAAGAAACCTTACAACAAATGAAAAATATAGATATAAGTATTAAGAATCGTGCTGATCAGTGGCTTGCAGAACAACTTTATTCAACAAAAGAATTTATAAACGCACAGAAAATAGGAATCGTTTTGGCTATGGACCATGAAGTTAATACATATCCAATTATTAAGGAAATGCTACGACTAAAAAAACAAGTTTTTGTTCCTTCGACTGAATATTCAACAAAGAAAATGACTTTTCAAAATTTAACTGACTTAGAAAGTTTGTCCGTTGATGAAAAAGGAATTAAATTTGTCAATGCGGATACTAAAAAAACAAATGATTTAGATCTATTAATAGTGCCCGGTGTAGTTTTCAATGAACAAGGATATCGTATCGGATACGGGGGCGGATATTTTGATAAATTTTTAAATAAGCACAAAACAAAGTCAGTAAGTCTTATTTATGACCTTCAAATAAACAACGATTTTACACCTGAAAATCATGATGAGAAGGTTGAACATTTGATAGTAGCAGAAACAAAGTAA
- a CDS encoding MBL fold metallo-hydrolase produces MHISSLTLGIADTNTYFIEDENNVLLVDPSSDGNKIIKKLNEINKPLKAIILTHAHFDHIGALDEVLEEFDVPVYLHTEEFDFFLDPSKNGSAKFKQYGLEPVISNASPQPLEEGPNKIGGFEIDVLHTPGHSPGSLTYVFNDFAVVGDTLFNNGIGRTDLYRGDYETLVDSIQDKIFEIDGDLPLYPGHGPSTTVNDEQMNPYLHG; encoded by the coding sequence ATGCATATTTCTTCTTTGACGCTAGGTATTGCAGATACAAACACCTATTTTATAGAAGATGAGAACAATGTTTTACTTGTAGACCCTTCTAGTGATGGAAATAAAATTATTAAAAAATTAAATGAAATTAACAAACCATTAAAAGCTATTATTTTAACCCATGCACACTTTGATCATATTGGTGCTTTAGACGAAGTGTTAGAGGAATTTGATGTGCCCGTTTACCTTCATACAGAAGAATTTGATTTCTTCTTAGACCCTAGTAAAAACGGCTCAGCAAAATTCAAGCAATATGGTTTAGAACCAGTGATAAGTAATGCATCGCCTCAACCGTTAGAGGAAGGTCCTAATAAAATAGGCGGATTTGAAATTGATGTATTGCACACTCCCGGCCATTCACCAGGAAGTTTAACATATGTATTTAATGATTTTGCAGTAGTAGGCGATACGCTATTTAACAATGGTATAGGTCGTACAGATTTATATCGTGGAGACTATGAAACTTTAGTAGATTCTATTCAAGATAAAATATTTGAAATTGATGGTGATTTACCTTTATATCCAGGACATGGCCCGTCTACAACTGTAAATGACGAACAAATGAATCCTTATCTTCATGGATAA
- a CDS encoding superoxide dismutase, producing MAFELPNLPYEFDALEPYIDKETMEIHHDKHHNTYVTKLNAAIEGTDLENKSIEEIVANLDSVPSDIQTAVRNNGGGHLNHSLFWQLLTPNSEEKGTVIDKIKEEWGSLDKFKDEFAKKAAGQFGSGWAWLVVDKNGNLEIVSTPNQDNPITEGKTPILGLDVWEHAYYLKYQNKRPDYIDAFWNVVNWNKVDELYEAATK from the coding sequence ATGGCTTTTGAATTACCAAATTTACCATATGAGTTTGATGCATTGGAACCATATATCGATAAAGAAACAATGGAAATCCATCATGACAAACATCACAACACTTATGTAACAAAATTAAATGCAGCAATCGAAGGTACTGATTTAGAAAATAAATCTATCGAAGAAATCGTTGCAAATTTAGACAGCGTACCATCTGACATCCAAACTGCAGTTCGTAATAATGGTGGTGGACATCTAAACCATTCATTATTCTGGCAACTTCTAACACCTAATTCTGAAGAAAAAGGTACAGTAATTGATAAAATCAAAGAAGAATGGGGTTCTTTAGACAAATTCAAAGATGAATTTGCTAAAAAAGCTGCTGGACAATTTGGTTCAGGTTGGGCTTGGCTAGTTGTAGATAAAAACGGTAACTTAGAAATCGTTTCTACTCCAAACCAAGACAACCCAATTACAGAAGGCAAAACTCCTATTTTAGGACTTGATGTTTGGGAACATGCTTACTACCTTAAATATCAAAACAAACGTCCAGATTATATTGATGCATTCTGGAATGTTGTAAACTGGAATAAAGTTGATGAACTTTATGAAGCTGCAACAAAATAA
- the comGB gene encoding competence type IV pilus assembly protein ComGB — protein sequence MKKYLKDILNFSIIPNKKLSAKEQLTLLYRLNILLNHGFTLIECFIFLNMHIQYKQKETSKEIIQLLNQGATCYSILKYLKFPQTIIMQIYFSEKYGVLTENLQDGFHFLKRKIETKQRFIKTIQYPLILVMIFMTMLFGINHFILPEFQQIYTTMDIQLSPTLNFLNEFIKHFPHIILIFIATCSSLLMMICFIYYKLSIRQRLKFILKIPIINTYFKLFKTYQIANELSLFFRNGIMLQQISKIYINQSVDPFLKYIGEFTVNNIENGMRLPEIFKRLSCFQNELIQFIEQGEKSGKLEIELNIYSQILLSQIETKINKQIKLIQPIIFLLLGLLIVSLYLVIMLPMFDMMQSIK from the coding sequence GTGAAGAAGTACTTAAAAGATATACTTAACTTTTCTATAATTCCTAATAAAAAGCTAAGTGCAAAAGAACAACTTACATTATTATATCGATTAAATATTTTATTGAATCATGGTTTTACTTTGATAGAATGTTTTATATTCTTAAATATGCACATTCAATATAAACAAAAAGAAACGAGCAAGGAAATTATCCAACTTCTTAATCAGGGAGCAACTTGTTACTCTATACTCAAATATTTAAAGTTTCCTCAAACAATTATCATGCAAATTTATTTTTCTGAAAAATATGGTGTACTCACAGAAAATTTACAGGATGGATTTCATTTTTTAAAAAGAAAAATTGAAACAAAGCAAAGATTTATTAAGACAATTCAATACCCTTTGATTTTAGTTATGATTTTTATGACTATGCTATTTGGAATTAATCACTTTATACTCCCCGAATTCCAACAAATTTATACCACAATGGACATTCAACTATCTCCAACTTTAAATTTTTTAAATGAATTTATTAAACACTTCCCACATATCATTTTAATATTTATTGCTACTTGCTCCTCATTATTAATGATGATTTGTTTTATATACTACAAATTGTCTATTAGACAAAGACTAAAATTTATACTTAAAATACCTATTATAAATACGTATTTTAAGTTATTCAAAACATACCAAATAGCTAATGAACTCTCCTTATTTTTTCGAAATGGTATTATGTTACAACAGATTTCAAAAATATATATTAATCAAAGTGTTGATCCATTTCTTAAATATATTGGCGAATTTACAGTCAACAATATAGAAAACGGGATGAGACTTCCAGAAATATTTAAAAGATTAAGTTGCTTTCAAAATGAACTTATTCAATTCATTGAACAAGGTGAAAAAAGTGGCAAACTTGAAATAGAACTTAATATTTACAGCCAAATTTTATTGAGCCAAATTGAAACTAAAATAAATAAGCAAATCAAGTTAATTCAACCAATTATATTTTTACTATTAGGATTGCTTATAGTTTCTCTATATCTTGTTATTATGTTGCCTATGTTTGACATGATGCAATCTATTAAATAA
- a CDS encoding ISL3 family transposase: protein MNHFISTTLGIKDKNIEFDTKVEEKEYKGKTCLFYFGKLTYVPEHCENCGFKNTEYSIIKNGMKNSRITIPKVSERQAYLNLKKQRFYCKHCCTHFTAETKIVERHCHISDNTRLAVLQKATEIRSQKSIAESCAVGASTVARMIDKAASQIAQKPFSALPEHLMMDEFKSVKHVSHNMSFIYADAVSHRIVDIVPDRRLAALKTHFYRYSLAERQRVKTVSIDMYEPYMSLINEVFPNAKIIIDRFHIVQSLNRALNMTRVSVMNTFRNNDRPLYNKYKRYWKLLLKPYEQLEMFEYNKVPLFKQWKTTKGIVDFLLDFDDKLLNTHHYVHQLRYALKENDEQLYTSTIQAITMGNIAPKLQISIRTLKNYHDMVLNTLEYSNLTNGPLEGINNKIKLIKRVSFGYRNFTNLRNRIILCTRLFSSNPKKEIKQLKAA from the coding sequence ATGAATCATTTTATATCAACTACACTGGGAATTAAAGATAAAAATATAGAATTCGATACTAAGGTTGAAGAAAAAGAGTATAAAGGAAAAACGTGTCTATTCTACTTTGGAAAATTGACGTACGTTCCTGAGCACTGTGAAAACTGCGGCTTTAAAAATACCGAGTACTCCATTATAAAAAATGGAATGAAGAATTCCCGTATTACGATACCTAAGGTATCTGAAAGACAAGCCTATTTGAACCTGAAGAAGCAGCGTTTTTACTGTAAGCACTGCTGTACGCACTTCACTGCTGAAACAAAAATAGTTGAGAGACATTGCCATATTTCGGATAATACCCGTTTAGCTGTTTTGCAGAAAGCTACCGAAATCCGTTCTCAAAAATCAATTGCTGAATCGTGTGCTGTCGGGGCTTCTACAGTTGCTCGGATGATAGATAAAGCTGCTTCTCAGATTGCTCAAAAGCCGTTCAGCGCTTTGCCTGAACATTTAATGATGGATGAATTCAAAAGTGTCAAACATGTCAGCCATAATATGAGTTTTATTTATGCTGATGCTGTGTCCCATCGTATCGTAGATATTGTTCCCGATCGCAGATTGGCAGCTCTGAAAACGCACTTTTATCGTTATTCACTAGCTGAAAGACAACGTGTGAAGACGGTATCTATCGATATGTACGAACCTTATATGTCTTTGATCAACGAAGTATTCCCTAATGCCAAAATTATTATAGACCGATTCCATATTGTACAATCATTGAATCGTGCTTTGAATATGACTCGTGTCAGTGTTATGAATACTTTCCGAAATAACGACAGACCGCTTTACAATAAATATAAGCGTTACTGGAAACTGCTTTTGAAACCTTATGAACAATTGGAGATGTTCGAATATAATAAAGTTCCTCTGTTCAAACAATGGAAAACCACCAAAGGAATTGTAGATTTCTTATTGGATTTTGATGATAAATTGTTAAACACGCATCACTATGTCCATCAGCTGCGTTACGCTTTAAAAGAAAATGATGAACAGTTATATACATCAACCATACAGGCAATAACCATGGGAAACATTGCCCCCAAACTTCAAATTTCCATCAGAACACTTAAAAATTATCATGACATGGTACTGAATACTTTGGAATATTCGAATCTGACCAACGGTCCGCTCGAAGGTATTAATAATAAGATCAAACTGATAAAAAGGGTTTCTTTCGGTTATAGAAACTTCACTAATTTGCGCAATCGTATTATTTTATGTACGAGACTTTTTTCCTCGAATCCTAAAAAAGAGATTAAGCAGCTAAAAGCTGCTTAA
- the comGC gene encoding competence type IV pilus major pilin ComGC has product MKKYYLLFKNKNLKAFTLLEMLLVLLVISVLLILIIPNIAKQSEHVQSTGCEAQQKMVNSQIEAFTLKNNQKPNSIDELVTQGYLKEGQKKCKSGESITIKNGEASIS; this is encoded by the coding sequence ATGAAAAAATATTACTTATTATTTAAAAATAAAAACTTAAAAGCTTTTACATTGTTAGAAATGTTGCTCGTATTGTTGGTTATCAGTGTATTATTAATTTTGATTATACCTAACATTGCTAAGCAATCTGAACATGTTCAATCTACAGGTTGTGAGGCACAGCAAAAAATGGTGAATAGTCAAATAGAAGCCTTTACACTTAAAAATAACCAAAAGCCCAATTCTATCGATGAACTTGTAACACAAGGTTATCTAAAGGAAGGGCAAAAGAAATGTAAATCTGGAGAAAGTATAACAATTAAAAATGGTGAAGCTTCAATTAGCTAG
- a CDS encoding ComGF family competence protein yields the protein MLFSFSIFCIVLSLIPPLFQTVTVLNKQVNDTSLINFEFFAQDITRELNDIPIKNITVENNHLVVKHEDELTNYTFTKEKIYKTIDGKGNITLLQNLKDFKIAKINNKYIMVDIILIEDNQEYYKTLFI from the coding sequence ATGTTGTTTTCTTTCAGTATATTTTGCATAGTACTTAGTTTAATACCGCCTCTATTTCAAACAGTGACTGTATTGAATAAACAAGTAAATGATACTTCACTCATAAATTTTGAATTTTTTGCTCAAGATATTACTAGAGAACTTAACGACATCCCAATAAAAAATATTACCGTAGAAAACAATCATCTAGTTGTTAAACACGAAGATGAACTCACTAACTATACTTTTACGAAAGAAAAGATATATAAAACTATCGATGGAAAAGGAAATATTACTTTACTTCAAAATCTTAAAGATTTTAAAATCGCAAAAATAAACAATAAATACATTATGGTGGATATAATTTTAATTGAAGACAATCAAGAATATTATAAAACGCTCTTTATATAG
- the comGA gene encoding competence type IV pilus ATPase ComGA codes for MKRLLDTILTDAISKNVSDIHFIPIEKEVLIKFRIHDELINYDNIEILTYSKLLTFMKFQAGLDVSNYHQAQSGQTTFKHQKLFNLRISTLPLSLGIESCVIRLSPQYFYQDGNCDGPKHFYHLMNKKQGLILFTGPTGSGKSTMMYEMVSFALKNLHLNIITVEDPVEKRISGITQISVNEKAGIDYENSFKAILRCDPDIILIGEIRDAHIAKCVIQAALSGHLVLSTLHSNDCEGALLRLLEMGISPQEAQQSIALISNQRLVTNQHGSRELAYETMYQSDIQYFFKHDHTMPKHFMKLSKVLTQMSEEGVICEEVLKRYT; via the coding sequence ATGAAAAGACTTTTAGATACAATTCTGACAGATGCTATTTCTAAAAATGTTTCTGACATTCATTTTATTCCTATCGAAAAAGAAGTTTTAATTAAGTTCAGAATTCATGATGAGCTGATAAATTATGACAACATAGAGATTCTGACATATTCAAAGTTACTTACATTTATGAAATTTCAAGCAGGTCTCGATGTGTCTAATTATCATCAAGCGCAAAGTGGACAGACTACTTTTAAGCATCAAAAATTGTTTAATTTACGTATTTCAACATTACCGCTATCTTTAGGAATTGAGAGTTGTGTCATACGACTTTCTCCACAATATTTCTATCAAGATGGTAATTGTGATGGACCAAAACATTTCTATCATCTAATGAATAAAAAACAAGGACTTATTTTATTTACAGGTCCAACTGGATCTGGAAAAAGCACTATGATGTATGAAATGGTTTCATTTGCTTTGAAAAATTTACACCTAAATATTATTACTGTTGAGGATCCGGTTGAAAAAAGGATTTCAGGTATTACTCAAATTTCAGTAAACGAAAAAGCAGGTATTGATTATGAAAATTCATTCAAAGCTATATTGCGTTGTGATCCCGATATAATTCTCATCGGAGAAATAAGGGATGCTCATATTGCAAAATGTGTAATTCAAGCAGCATTAAGCGGACATTTGGTACTATCCACTTTGCATTCAAATGATTGTGAAGGTGCTTTATTGAGGTTATTAGAAATGGGTATATCTCCTCAAGAAGCACAACAATCCATTGCTCTAATTTCAAATCAACGTCTCGTAACTAATCAGCATGGAAGCAGAGAATTGGCTTATGAAACGATGTATCAGTCTGATATTCAATATTTCTTCAAACATGACCACACAATGCCTAAGCATTTTATGAAGTTAAGCAAAGTGTTAACTCAAATGAGTGAAGAAGGTGTTATCTGTGAAGAAGTACTTAAAAGATATACTTAA